A part of Spodoptera frugiperda isolate SF20-4 chromosome 25, AGI-APGP_CSIRO_Sfru_2.0, whole genome shotgun sequence genomic DNA contains:
- the LOC118265070 gene encoding uncharacterized protein LOC118265070: protein MNSSAPVSGRIMQWLVMWCQVLLLAEGMHLMPQYYETSTDVNCIEYAIANQNRIGRMLKEGWHAQNPTPRKNIQKRSTIPAEFSLTTEPMSRRMDDIFTNIIPRGTHLLKEHAKLVQDINSLRQVVFISPFVDEPKEYDDSIFHEIIETAPTSTNRPSSFKPIISSTRPPISSTRPTTSSTKGSSIPIILLGGASQRQVVKSQPITFMKPTISLVGTTVSPLVKHPYPFVNPQRKPVKICMTSIPAMFTTTRRPPTFWDKLIDYFIPARTIGR from the exons ATGAACTCGAGTGCACCAGTTAGTGGTAGGATCATGCAGTGGCTGGTCATGTGGTGCCAGGTCTTGCTCCTCGCCGAGGGCATGCACCTGATGCCCCAGTACTACGAGACCTCAACAGAT GTGAACTGCATCGAATATGCAATCGCAAATCAAAACAGGATTGGTAGAATGCTCAAAGAAG GTTGGCATGCCCAGAACCCAACGCCTAGGAAAAACATCCAGAAGCGTTCCACAATACCTGCTGAGTTCTCCCTCACCACGGAGCCCATGTCGAGACGCATGGATGATATTTTCACCAACATAATACCAAGAGGCACGCATTTGCTCAAAGAACACGCAAAATTAGTCCAAGATATAAACAGCCTCCGTCAAGTAGTGTTCATATCGCCATTCGTCGATGAGCCAAAGGAGTATGACGACTCCATCTTCCATGAGATTATTGAAACTGCGCCAACTTCCACGAATAGACCGTCTTCGTTCAAACCAATTATAAGTAGCACAAGACCACCGATAAGTTCGACCAGACCAACAACGAGTTCGACGAAAGGAAGTTCGATTCCAATCATATTACTGGGTGGAGCGAGTCAGCGTCAGGTGGTGAAGAGTCAACCTATTACTTTTATGAAACCGACCATTAGTTTAGTCGGAACCACCGTCTCTCCTCTGGTGAAGCATCCATACCCTTTCGTGAACCCCCAACGGAAGCCGGTTAAGATCTGCATGACGTCGATCCCTGCGATGTTCACTACAACGAGACGTCCGCCTACTTTTTGGGATAAACTCATAGACTATTTCATACCCGCCCGTACTATAGGGAGGTAG